In Propionicimonas paludicola, a single window of DNA contains:
- the purE gene encoding 5-(carboxyamino)imidazole ribonucleotide mutase: protein MSEQPLVGIVMGSDSDWPVMSAAADACAEFGVSYEADVVSAHRMPEDMVAYGRQAHTRGLKVIIAGAGGAAHLPGMLAALTPLPVIGVPVPLKHLDGMDSLLSIVQMPSGVPVATVAIGNARNAGLLAVRILAAGDPDLTAAMLEFQDELRASARAKGASVRGQQRG from the coding sequence ATGAGTGAACAGCCACTGGTCGGGATCGTGATGGGCTCGGATTCGGACTGGCCGGTGATGTCGGCGGCAGCCGACGCCTGCGCTGAGTTCGGGGTGAGCTACGAGGCCGACGTGGTCTCCGCGCATCGGATGCCCGAGGACATGGTCGCCTATGGACGCCAGGCGCACACCCGTGGCCTGAAGGTCATCATCGCCGGTGCCGGCGGGGCGGCCCACCTGCCCGGAATGCTGGCCGCCCTGACTCCGCTGCCGGTGATCGGAGTGCCGGTCCCGCTGAAGCACCTGGACGGAATGGACTCGCTGCTGTCGATCGTCCAGATGCCCTCGGGTGTGCCGGTGGCCACCGTGGCCATCGGCAATGCCCGCAATGCCGGACTGCTCGCCGTCCGGATCCTTGCGGCCGGCGATCCGGACCTCACCGCAGCCATGCTGGAGTTCCAGGACGAGCTGCGAGCCAGCGCCCGGGCCAAGGGCGCATCCGTCCGCGGCCAGCAGCGCGGCTGA
- a CDS encoding LCP family protein — MSENASALPSPTVRSQGIALRRGVVLTLFSALLPGSAQVVAGNRRLGRAVLRFLLIVVAVLVVVGLLAALIAPLRNLLLGFLLGSIPLRIIQWGVLAWALVWVALLVDAWRLANPRVMSVAGKLISGTLAVALAAGGGTAAVAISRSVGSLAGLSDSVLIGGGSNKANAGRINVLLLGGDAGKGREGLRPDSMTVASIDAETGRTVLFSLPRNLQKVPFPADSPLHKLYPNGYYCHVKNLANACMLNGIYTLAMTHKSLFPGDKNPGVTATQSAIEETLGLKINYWAMVDLAGFQKLIDAVGGITLDVGVRVPMGSKETKGGIKEWIEPGKGQHMDGRHALWFARSREGSTDYARMIRQKCVMNAMLKQLNPTTVFTRFSEIAEAGGQIVATNLPTSEVGTMLELAAKAKSLPMASVSFAPPMIVTWDPDFALIKQTVADTIAASEQADIKATAPPQTASPNSAPTSAGGVPSPKPTKPIKTSKTNKTDNLDAICKA, encoded by the coding sequence ATGTCGGAGAACGCCAGCGCGCTGCCATCACCCACGGTGCGCAGCCAGGGCATTGCGCTACGCCGCGGCGTGGTGCTCACCCTGTTCAGTGCCCTGCTGCCGGGTTCGGCCCAGGTCGTGGCGGGCAACCGCAGGCTCGGTCGGGCCGTGCTGCGCTTCCTGCTGATCGTCGTGGCCGTGCTGGTCGTGGTCGGGCTGCTGGCCGCACTGATCGCTCCGCTGCGCAATCTGTTGCTGGGCTTCCTGCTGGGTTCGATTCCGTTGCGGATCATCCAGTGGGGGGTGCTGGCCTGGGCGCTGGTCTGGGTGGCGCTGCTGGTCGACGCGTGGCGGCTGGCCAACCCGCGAGTGATGTCGGTGGCCGGCAAGCTGATCTCGGGCACCCTGGCCGTCGCGCTGGCCGCAGGTGGCGGGACGGCCGCGGTGGCCATCTCCCGCAGCGTCGGCTCGCTGGCCGGCTTGTCGGACTCGGTCCTGATCGGCGGCGGATCGAACAAGGCCAACGCCGGCCGGATCAACGTCCTGCTGCTCGGTGGGGATGCCGGGAAGGGTCGTGAGGGACTGCGTCCGGACTCGATGACGGTGGCCAGCATCGACGCCGAGACCGGGCGGACGGTGCTGTTCAGCCTGCCCCGCAACCTGCAGAAGGTGCCGTTCCCGGCCGACTCGCCGCTGCACAAGCTGTACCCCAATGGCTACTACTGCCACGTCAAGAACCTGGCCAACGCCTGCATGCTCAACGGCATCTACACCTTGGCCATGACCCACAAGAGCCTGTTCCCCGGAGACAAGAATCCGGGCGTCACGGCCACCCAGAGCGCCATCGAGGAGACCCTGGGGCTGAAGATCAACTACTGGGCCATGGTCGACCTGGCCGGCTTCCAGAAGCTGATCGACGCCGTGGGCGGGATCACTCTCGACGTCGGCGTGCGGGTGCCGATGGGCAGCAAGGAGACCAAGGGCGGCATCAAGGAGTGGATCGAGCCCGGCAAGGGCCAGCACATGGACGGCCGGCACGCCCTGTGGTTCGCCCGCTCCCGGGAAGGGTCCACCGACTACGCCCGGATGATCCGGCAGAAGTGCGTGATGAACGCCATGCTCAAGCAGCTGAACCCGACCACGGTGTTCACCAGGTTCAGCGAGATCGCCGAAGCCGGTGGCCAGATCGTCGCCACCAACCTGCCCACCAGCGAGGTGGGCACCATGCTCGAACTGGCCGCCAAGGCCAAGTCGCTGCCGATGGCGTCGGTGAGCTTCGCGCCGCCGATGATCGTCACCTGGGATCCGGACTTCGCCCTGATCAAGCAAACGGTGGCCGACACCATCGCCGCCAGCGAGCAGGCCGACATCAAGGCGACGGCTCCGCCACAGACGGCCTCGCCGAACTCGGCACCGACCTCGGCCGGCGGTGTGCCGAGCCCGAAGCCGACCAAGCCCATCAAGACCAGCAAGACCAACAAGACCGACAATCTGGACGCGATCTGTAAGGCCTGA
- a CDS encoding serine hydrolase, whose protein sequence is MTRPTGRRMILLGLITALATTLGACTAPVRIPEPSPSPTGTIPAQLDQALKTISGGSDKFGVYLEDLKSHTTYSYRGDYSSQSASMAKPMIVAMALRKAGGVAQLSPENQENARKAITHSDNDAAQALWDYAGGGPAYTALAADLGMTNTHLDQAKPTQWSWTWTTPADQMKLLDVLAGGTSSALTAEEAKFIYDLMGQVEDDQTWGVGQPKSGTVSVHLKNGWVQFKSSDGLWAVNSIGTVSGDGRDYRLAVMTRDTDFDTGRELTSMVGKWVFAIEGSATK, encoded by the coding sequence ATGACCCGTCCCACCGGCCGCAGGATGATCCTGCTCGGCCTGATCACCGCACTGGCGACCACCTTGGGGGCCTGCACGGCCCCGGTCCGGATCCCCGAGCCGAGCCCCTCACCGACCGGGACGATCCCCGCGCAGCTCGATCAGGCGCTGAAGACCATCTCCGGCGGCAGCGACAAGTTCGGGGTGTACCTGGAGGATCTGAAGTCCCACACCACCTACAGCTACCGGGGCGACTACTCCAGCCAGAGCGCGTCGATGGCCAAGCCCATGATCGTGGCCATGGCGCTGCGCAAGGCCGGCGGGGTGGCCCAGCTCAGCCCCGAGAACCAGGAGAACGCCCGCAAGGCGATCACCCACTCCGACAATGACGCGGCGCAGGCCCTGTGGGACTACGCCGGCGGCGGACCGGCCTACACCGCACTTGCCGCCGACCTGGGCATGACCAACACCCACCTGGATCAGGCCAAGCCGACCCAGTGGAGCTGGACCTGGACCACCCCGGCAGATCAGATGAAGCTGCTGGACGTCCTGGCCGGCGGGACCTCGTCCGCGCTGACCGCCGAGGAGGCGAAGTTCATCTACGACCTGATGGGTCAGGTCGAGGACGACCAGACCTGGGGGGTCGGTCAGCCGAAGTCGGGGACGGTCAGCGTCCACCTGAAGAACGGCTGGGTGCAGTTCAAGTCCAGCGATGGGCTGTGGGCGGTCAACTCGATCGGCACGGTCTCCGGTGACGGCCGCGACTACCGACTGGCCGTGATGACCCGGGACACCGACTTCGACACCGGTCGGGAACTGACCAGCATGGTCGGCAAGTGGGTCTTCGCCATCGAGGGCAGCGCCACCAAGTAG
- a CDS encoding TIGR03089 family protein, whose protein sequence is MPSPVIKTLSQAVVTRGSEPLLTWYDPLTSARTELSVRTFANWVDKTANLLRELDAADSVVAGAVNVSHPGHWMSLIWPLAAWQAGCRYTTMPSGAAEVMVTGPTRPQPFPVLTTIACSLHPLGLGLTDLPEGVMDFTSEALAQPDQHLANRVDPDAIAWVDAEREVRHRELLADPIGERILVVAGKPWQTLRQAVLRPLAGGGSAVIVDGPADRQLLDRIAANEHATMA, encoded by the coding sequence ATGCCGAGTCCCGTGATCAAGACCCTCAGCCAGGCCGTGGTCACGCGCGGCAGCGAGCCGCTGCTCACCTGGTACGACCCGCTGACGTCGGCGCGCACCGAGCTGAGCGTGCGGACCTTCGCGAACTGGGTAGACAAGACCGCCAACCTGCTGCGCGAGCTGGATGCCGCCGACTCGGTGGTGGCCGGAGCGGTGAACGTCAGCCATCCCGGGCATTGGATGAGCCTGATCTGGCCGCTGGCCGCCTGGCAGGCCGGCTGCCGCTACACGACGATGCCCTCCGGTGCCGCGGAAGTGATGGTGACCGGGCCCACCCGTCCCCAGCCGTTCCCGGTGCTGACCACGATCGCCTGCTCGCTGCATCCGCTGGGGCTGGGTCTGACCGATCTGCCCGAGGGAGTCATGGACTTCACCTCCGAGGCGCTGGCCCAGCCCGATCAGCACCTGGCCAACCGAGTCGATCCGGACGCCATCGCCTGGGTCGATGCCGAGCGGGAGGTCCGGCATCGCGAGCTTCTCGCCGATCCGATCGGCGAGCGCATCCTGGTGGTGGCCGGCAAACCCTGGCAGACCCTGCGGCAGGCGGTGCTGCGTCCACTGGCCGGCGGTGGTTCGGCGGTCATCGTGGACGGCCCCGCGGACCGACAGCTGCTGGACCGGATCGCCGCCAACGAGCACGCCACGATGGCATGA
- a CDS encoding mannose-1-phosphate guanylyltransferase — protein MRYVVIMAGGSGTRLWPLSRKGTPKQLLTLFDGKSLLRLAFERSLASVPAERILVVTGAGYADEVAAQLPELAAANILGEPIGRDSLNAVAWPAAVLHRIDPDAVIAQVTADQLIEPLEVFAAQLETAFEVAETVPSALVTLGVVPTSAHTGYGYLHRGAELAGFSGVHEVVEFAEKPALATAEAYLASGEYWWNAGMFVWRAQTLLEQLRLLLPDTYDSVLELAEHPERLDEIFPHLFKTSVDYAVMEPVSAGKGSAQVVAVSLPVRWRDVGGFASLAELFPADDRGNVITGLGVALAASGNIVVNSQDQTVVGLLGVDDLVVVRTDTATLVASREYAERIKELVAEVNGLAGEQYT, from the coding sequence GTGCGCTACGTAGTGATCATGGCCGGGGGCTCCGGCACGCGGCTGTGGCCGCTGTCCCGCAAGGGGACGCCCAAGCAGCTGCTCACCCTCTTCGACGGCAAGAGCCTGCTCCGTCTGGCATTCGAACGATCGCTGGCCTCGGTGCCGGCCGAGCGGATCCTGGTGGTAACCGGGGCCGGCTATGCCGACGAGGTCGCGGCCCAGCTGCCGGAACTGGCGGCGGCCAACATCCTGGGCGAACCGATCGGGCGAGACTCGCTGAACGCCGTGGCCTGGCCGGCCGCCGTGCTGCACCGGATCGATCCGGACGCGGTGATCGCCCAGGTGACCGCCGATCAGCTGATCGAACCGCTGGAGGTCTTCGCCGCTCAGCTGGAGACCGCCTTCGAGGTGGCCGAGACGGTGCCGTCCGCGCTGGTCACGCTGGGTGTGGTGCCCACCTCGGCGCACACCGGCTACGGCTACCTGCATCGCGGTGCGGAGCTGGCCGGGTTCAGCGGCGTCCATGAGGTCGTGGAGTTCGCCGAGAAGCCGGCGTTGGCCACGGCCGAGGCCTACCTGGCTTCGGGGGAGTACTGGTGGAACGCCGGGATGTTCGTCTGGCGCGCCCAGACCCTGCTCGAGCAACTGCGCCTGCTGTTGCCCGATACCTATGACTCGGTGCTCGAACTCGCCGAGCACCCCGAGCGGCTGGACGAGATCTTCCCGCACCTGTTCAAGACCTCGGTCGACTACGCGGTCATGGAGCCGGTCTCGGCCGGCAAGGGCTCGGCACAGGTGGTCGCCGTCTCGCTGCCGGTGCGCTGGCGCGACGTCGGTGGCTTCGCCTCGCTGGCCGAGTTGTTCCCGGCCGACGATCGGGGCAACGTGATCACCGGGCTGGGAGTCGCCCTGGCCGCGTCCGGCAATATCGTGGTGAACAGCCAGGACCAGACGGTGGTCGGCCTGCTCGGCGTCGACGACCTGGTGGTGGTACGAACCGACACCGCCACCCTGGTGGCCAGTCGGGAGTACGCCGAGCGCATCAAGGAACTCGTTGCGGAGGTGAACGGCCTGGCCGGCGAGCAGTACACCTGA
- a CDS encoding WhiB family transcriptional regulator, giving the protein MQELILAVEPDSEGVLSWQDRSLCAQTDPEAFFPEKGGSTREAKKVCLSCEVRAECLEYALAKDERFGIWGGLSERERRRLKKRAI; this is encoded by the coding sequence ATGCAAGAGCTGATCCTGGCTGTTGAGCCGGACAGCGAAGGCGTCCTCAGCTGGCAGGACCGGTCGCTATGTGCGCAGACCGATCCAGAGGCGTTCTTCCCTGAAAAGGGTGGTTCCACCCGCGAGGCGAAGAAGGTCTGCCTCTCCTGTGAAGTTCGGGCGGAGTGTCTGGAGTACGCCCTGGCCAAGGATGAGCGGTTCGGCATCTGGGGCGGCCTGAGTGAACGCGAGCGCCGTCGCCTCAAGAAGCGCGCCATCTGA
- a CDS encoding DUF5719 family protein yields the protein MNRWLLSLGSIAVVVGLTVAGSLVAPAALPLTEVPTVATRSTLVCPGFASATATRTVIAASTQSDLRLAKLSAPQNPKTGTGLVRLSDSEEPVRVSAERTGAFGATTTVTAADGSDRGLSMARCLLPQPEYWFTGVLVGTNSGSEVDLVNLDGTRAVVDLTAYGPSGKLAATRGVVVDPGAEKKVSLALIQRGDQPITVRVTSSEGRIAAFLRQRSWGATRPLGADWLPASAAPATDLVVPGVPDGAGRRTLVLGNPGDRTAVVKVDVLSASGPTNVVGAVNVEVLAGTTKAVELSAGLGGGAAGVHLSSDQPITAGLLADSGGSENEIDPASAAAADALPDDGIWPLALAKSATAVVTFTNPESAAVTATVTLGSGGTGQDSTVKIPAQSTVTFAVPKSSASSIRIRTQATTLRAAVVVRQTVGKVKGLAVVVLMAGQGRTEPIQVGYDPHLGS from the coding sequence ATGAACCGCTGGTTGCTGTCGTTGGGCTCGATCGCCGTGGTCGTCGGCCTGACCGTCGCCGGCTCGCTGGTCGCGCCGGCCGCGCTCCCGCTCACCGAGGTGCCCACGGTGGCCACTCGCTCGACGCTGGTCTGCCCCGGCTTCGCCTCGGCGACCGCCACCCGCACGGTGATCGCGGCGTCGACCCAGTCCGACCTGCGCTTGGCCAAGCTCTCCGCTCCGCAGAATCCGAAGACCGGAACTGGGCTGGTCCGGCTCAGCGACTCAGAGGAACCGGTTCGGGTCTCGGCGGAGCGGACCGGAGCGTTCGGCGCCACCACGACCGTGACCGCGGCGGACGGCAGCGATCGCGGTCTCTCCATGGCCCGCTGTCTGCTGCCGCAACCGGAGTACTGGTTCACCGGCGTCCTGGTCGGCACGAACTCCGGATCCGAGGTGGATCTGGTGAACCTGGACGGCACCCGCGCCGTCGTCGATCTGACCGCCTACGGCCCGTCCGGGAAGCTGGCGGCAACTCGCGGAGTCGTGGTCGACCCGGGTGCGGAGAAGAAGGTCTCGCTGGCATTGATCCAGCGTGGTGACCAGCCGATCACCGTGCGAGTGACCAGTTCGGAGGGCCGGATCGCCGCCTTCCTCCGCCAGCGCAGCTGGGGCGCGACGCGTCCACTGGGTGCGGACTGGCTGCCCGCTTCGGCGGCACCGGCCACCGACCTGGTGGTGCCGGGGGTGCCGGACGGCGCCGGCCGGCGCACGCTGGTGCTGGGCAACCCGGGCGACCGCACCGCGGTGGTCAAGGTGGATGTGCTGAGCGCGAGCGGTCCGACCAATGTGGTCGGGGCGGTCAACGTCGAGGTGCTGGCCGGGACCACCAAGGCGGTCGAGCTCAGCGCCGGGCTCGGCGGCGGAGCAGCCGGGGTCCACCTGAGCTCTGATCAGCCGATCACCGCCGGTCTGCTGGCTGACTCCGGTGGTTCAGAGAACGAGATCGATCCCGCGTCGGCGGCCGCGGCGGACGCGCTGCCGGACGACGGCATCTGGCCGCTGGCGCTGGCCAAGTCGGCCACCGCTGTGGTCACCTTCACCAACCCGGAGTCGGCGGCGGTCACGGCCACCGTCACCCTGGGTTCCGGCGGCACCGGGCAGGACAGCACGGTGAAGATCCCCGCTCAGAGCACGGTCACTTTCGCCGTCCCGAAGTCGTCGGCGTCCTCGATCCGGATCCGGACCCAGGCCACCACCCTGCGGGCCGCGGTGGTGGTTCGGCAGACCGTCGGCAAGGTGAAGGGTCTGGCCGTGGTGGTGCTGATGGCCGGGCAGGGCAGGACCGAGCCGATCCAGGTCGGCTACGACCCGCATCTGGGCAGCTGA
- a CDS encoding metallopeptidase family protein yields the protein MGRRDRHGRGLRGPLAQANPFTGAPVRLPQRRTGAERFADYLRDAIATTARVCPQALIGVEIGFEDVPAASPQWRPDRVPLAAAIPGQAGRRAQVVLFRRPLEHRADNSGELRRLVRRALVEQLSALTGISLEDLDPGYSDGDDWD from the coding sequence ATGGGCCGGCGCGATCGACATGGACGTGGGCTGCGCGGCCCGTTGGCCCAGGCCAACCCCTTCACCGGAGCTCCGGTCCGGCTGCCGCAGCGGCGCACCGGCGCCGAACGGTTCGCCGACTACCTTCGCGACGCGATCGCCACGACCGCCCGAGTCTGCCCGCAGGCGCTGATCGGCGTCGAGATCGGCTTCGAGGACGTCCCCGCGGCCTCGCCGCAGTGGCGTCCCGATCGCGTCCCGCTGGCGGCCGCGATCCCCGGCCAGGCGGGTCGGCGCGCGCAAGTTGTGTTGTTCCGGCGGCCGCTGGAGCATCGTGCGGACAACTCTGGTGAGCTGCGCCGGCTGGTCCGCCGAGCACTGGTCGAGCAGCTCAGTGCGCTGACCGGGATCAGCCTGGAGGATCTCGACCCGGGCTACTCCGACGGGGACGACTGGGACTAG
- a CDS encoding DUF3499 domain-containing protein, with amino-acid sequence MISRRCSRAGCGRPAAATLTYVYADSTAVLGPLALRAEPGCYDLCDEHAGRLSAPRGWEVIRLPSGQPDPRAAGGDLTALADAIRQVGLGTAEPPAELSVTRRKGHLAVLADPPDGPSR; translated from the coding sequence GTGATCTCCCGTCGCTGCTCCCGGGCCGGCTGTGGTCGTCCGGCTGCGGCGACGCTGACCTATGTCTACGCCGACTCCACCGCGGTGCTCGGCCCGTTGGCGCTACGCGCCGAGCCGGGCTGCTACGACCTGTGCGACGAGCACGCCGGGCGACTCAGCGCCCCGCGCGGCTGGGAGGTGATCCGGCTCCCCAGCGGGCAGCCCGACCCGCGCGCCGCCGGCGGAGATCTGACCGCACTGGCCGACGCCATTCGCCAGGTGGGCCTGGGTACCGCCGAGCCGCCGGCCGAGCTGTCGGTGACCCGGCGCAAGGGTCACCTGGCCGTGCTCGCCGACCCACCGGACGGCCCCAGCCGATAA
- the manB gene encoding phosphomannomutase/phosphoglucomutase (converts mannose-6-phosphate to mannose-1-phosphate; the resulting product is then converted to GDP-mannose by ManC which is then used in the synthesis of mannose-containing glycoconjugates that are important for mediating entry into host cells): MIDSGVFKANDIRGVVRGAQPQWDVEGARKIGAAFVAAFELAGAEFVMSRDMRGGGKELSRAFAEGAMAAGASVTDIGLASTDGLWYASGALHLPGVQFTASHNPSDYNGVKFCLADAAPITPDLMAKIKEYSLGEVPASTAVPGSYRTDDLLGGYAAHLHSLIDTTGWRRLKVVVDAGNGMAGYTTPAVLGPLNVELIELFTDLDGDFPNHPPNPLEPANLVDAQNAVREHGADLALVFDGDADRCFIIDERGEVVQPSVITALIAKAELAREPGAAIVINSITSRAVSEVVAAAGGRIVTSAVGHTRMKAKMAEHHAIFGGEHSAHYYFREFWGADTGMLAGLHVLAMLGHGTQTMSELAAALPSYAASGELNTSVADPAAITAEVAKAFEGRGEISWTDGLLASGPDWWLSVRESNTEPLLRLNVEAPDQDLVDRLRDEALRIIRKEA; the protein is encoded by the coding sequence GTGATCGACTCAGGGGTTTTCAAGGCCAATGACATCCGCGGCGTGGTCCGCGGAGCACAGCCGCAGTGGGATGTAGAGGGTGCCCGGAAGATCGGAGCGGCCTTCGTGGCCGCCTTCGAGTTGGCCGGGGCCGAGTTCGTGATGTCGCGCGACATGCGCGGAGGCGGCAAGGAACTCAGCCGGGCTTTCGCCGAGGGGGCCATGGCCGCCGGAGCCAGTGTCACCGACATCGGGCTGGCCAGCACCGACGGCCTCTGGTACGCCTCCGGGGCGCTGCACCTGCCCGGGGTCCAGTTCACCGCCTCGCACAACCCGTCCGACTACAACGGGGTCAAGTTCTGCCTGGCCGATGCGGCACCGATCACCCCGGATCTGATGGCCAAGATCAAGGAGTACTCGCTCGGTGAGGTTCCGGCCAGCACGGCCGTCCCGGGCAGCTACCGCACCGATGACCTGCTCGGCGGCTATGCCGCGCACCTGCACTCGCTGATCGACACCACCGGCTGGCGCCGCCTCAAGGTGGTGGTCGACGCTGGTAACGGCATGGCCGGCTACACGACTCCGGCCGTCCTGGGCCCGCTGAATGTCGAGTTGATCGAGCTGTTCACCGACCTGGACGGCGACTTCCCGAACCACCCGCCGAACCCGCTGGAGCCGGCCAACCTGGTGGACGCGCAGAACGCCGTCCGCGAGCACGGGGCTGATCTGGCGCTGGTCTTCGACGGTGACGCCGACCGGTGCTTCATCATCGACGAGCGCGGCGAGGTCGTCCAGCCGTCGGTGATCACCGCGCTGATCGCCAAGGCCGAGCTGGCCCGCGAGCCGGGTGCAGCCATCGTGATCAACTCGATCACCTCCCGGGCGGTCAGTGAAGTGGTGGCCGCTGCCGGTGGGCGAATCGTCACCAGTGCCGTGGGCCACACCCGGATGAAGGCCAAGATGGCCGAGCATCACGCCATCTTCGGCGGCGAACACTCCGCTCACTACTACTTCCGTGAGTTCTGGGGTGCCGACACCGGGATGCTGGCCGGCCTGCACGTGCTGGCCATGCTGGGGCACGGTACTCAGACGATGTCCGAGCTGGCCGCCGCCCTGCCCAGCTACGCGGCCTCCGGCGAGCTGAACACCTCGGTGGCCGATCCGGCCGCGATCACCGCCGAGGTGGCGAAGGCATTCGAGGGACGCGGCGAGATCTCCTGGACCGACGGCCTGCTGGCCAGTGGGCCGGACTGGTGGTTGAGCGTCCGGGAGTCCAATACTGAACCGTTGCTGCGGCTGAACGTCGAGGCTCCCGACCAGGACCTGGTCGACCGGCTGCGCGATGAGGCATTGCGGATCATCCGAAAGGAAGCCTGA
- a CDS encoding Trm112 family protein has protein sequence MSELPAEVLELLVCPSCHTKLALDYEASELVCTGAGCGLAYPIRGGIPILLVDEARRPTVG, from the coding sequence ATGAGCGAGTTGCCCGCCGAGGTTCTCGAGCTGCTGGTCTGCCCGTCCTGCCACACCAAGCTGGCCCTGGACTACGAGGCGTCCGAACTGGTCTGCACCGGGGCCGGCTGTGGGCTGGCCTACCCCATCCGTGGCGGGATTCCGATCCTGCTGGTGGATGAGGCCCGGCGGCCCACTGTCGGCTGA
- a CDS encoding SIS domain-containing protein: MFTFDDSRLQDPDVLAAADGLLRPLAEAGARIRREDVAAQGPLNTLDGADRPRALIIFGPEARLVRSVLEPTCPVPLVAWPRLGLPGWVGPLDIVVVLGGGDRTSLAAAFEAVRRGCQLLVAAPAESALARESASKATTLLPTSTGDPLAAAVVALAGLNRLGLGPTVNPHGVAAAMDRVAETCAARLDATENPAKLVALELAEAQPLVWGGSVLAARASRRIAEALRAASGRIGLAADASALEPLLTTTPPRDPFADPFDEVASVCRPGLVLIDDDRDDELAAEERDRLTRIADAQDIKISRLSHTEGSVVERYATVLQQGLFAAAYLSIGLGTAPR; encoded by the coding sequence ATGTTCACCTTCGACGACTCCCGGCTGCAGGACCCGGACGTGCTGGCCGCGGCCGATGGGCTATTGCGTCCGCTGGCCGAGGCCGGGGCCCGGATCCGTCGTGAGGACGTTGCCGCCCAGGGTCCGCTGAACACGCTGGACGGTGCCGATCGTCCCCGCGCCCTGATCATCTTCGGCCCCGAGGCCCGGTTGGTCCGCTCCGTCCTGGAACCGACCTGTCCGGTGCCGCTGGTTGCCTGGCCCCGACTCGGCCTGCCCGGCTGGGTCGGTCCGCTGGACATCGTGGTGGTGCTGGGCGGCGGTGATCGGACCAGCCTCGCTGCGGCCTTCGAGGCCGTCCGACGGGGCTGTCAGCTGCTCGTGGCTGCACCCGCGGAGTCGGCGCTGGCCCGGGAGTCGGCATCGAAGGCGACCACCCTGCTGCCGACCTCGACCGGCGATCCGCTGGCCGCGGCCGTGGTGGCCCTGGCCGGGCTGAACCGGCTCGGTCTCGGGCCGACCGTCAACCCGCACGGCGTTGCCGCCGCGATGGACCGGGTGGCCGAAACCTGCGCGGCGCGGCTGGACGCCACCGAGAACCCGGCAAAGCTGGTGGCCTTGGAACTGGCCGAGGCGCAGCCGCTGGTGTGGGGCGGCTCGGTCCTGGCGGCCCGGGCCAGCCGACGGATCGCCGAAGCCCTGCGTGCCGCCAGTGGACGGATAGGGCTGGCTGCCGACGCGAGCGCCCTGGAGCCGCTGCTCACCACCACGCCTCCGCGAGATCCGTTCGCCGACCCCTTCGACGAGGTGGCGTCGGTGTGCCGTCCCGGTCTGGTGCTGATCGACGACGACCGGGACGACGAACTGGCTGCCGAGGAACGCGACCGGCTGACCCGGATCGCGGACGCCCAGGACATCAAGATTTCCCGGCTCAGCCACACCGAGGGCAGCGTCGTCGAGCGGTACGCGACCGTGCTGCAGCAAGGGCTTTTCGCTGCGGCCTATCTGAGCATTGGGCTGGGGACGGCGCCCCGGTGA